The Actinomycetes bacterium genome includes a window with the following:
- a CDS encoding DinB family protein, with the protein MGIVPDTKDWTWVLREPCPECGFDAGAVPLATVPEWVRAGIPVWRDVLSRADAARRPDESTWSPLEYSCHVRDVCHLFDERLLLMLEQHDPVFASWDQDEAAVADRYDQQDPAAVAQELAAEAEVIAARFAAVRDDQWQRTGRRSNGSAFTVATFAHYFLHDLVHHEHDVTRT; encoded by the coding sequence GTGGGGATCGTCCCGGACACCAAGGACTGGACGTGGGTGCTGCGCGAGCCCTGCCCGGAGTGCGGCTTCGACGCCGGTGCGGTGCCGCTCGCCACGGTCCCGGAGTGGGTGCGCGCCGGGATCCCGGTGTGGCGCGACGTGTTGTCCCGCGCCGACGCGGCCCGGCGGCCGGACGAGAGCACCTGGTCGCCGCTGGAGTACTCCTGCCACGTCCGCGACGTCTGCCACCTCTTCGACGAGCGGCTGCTGCTCATGCTCGAGCAGCACGACCCGGTGTTCGCCAGCTGGGACCAGGACGAGGCGGCCGTCGCCGACCGCTACGACCAGCAGGACCCCGCCGCCGTCGCCCAGGAGCTGGCCGCGGAGGCCGAGGTGATCGCGGCGCGCTTTGCCGCGGTCCGCGACGACCAGTGGCAGCGGACCGGGCGCCGCAGCAACGGCTCGGCGTTCACGGTCGCCACCTTCGCCCACTACTTCCTGCACGACCTGGTGCACCACGAGCACGACGTGACCCGCACGTGA
- a CDS encoding SGNH/GDSL hydrolase family protein, which produces MIRTLVATGDSFTEGLEDDLGPEGRHLGWADRVAAALAMVDGEPSGAARAPLRYANLAVRGRLLDQVVADQLPTALDLRPDLVTFHAGPNDVLRPRTDVDGVLRRYDAAVGVLRDAGVGTVLFTVIERAGGTGRTAQRLAERFARFNAGVREVAERRGAMLVDQGAVPALQDRRLWHEDRLHLAPPGHERVAAAVLERLGVTDPDLLGGDPGWWRLPLDAAPRRPRRHDVLDDVRWVRRYLLPWVGRRVRGVSSGDTVSPKHLELVEVRPVRGKD; this is translated from the coding sequence GTGATCAGGACACTCGTGGCCACCGGCGACTCGTTCACCGAGGGGCTCGAGGACGACCTGGGACCCGAGGGCCGTCACCTCGGGTGGGCCGACCGGGTCGCGGCAGCGCTCGCGATGGTGGACGGCGAGCCGTCCGGAGCGGCCAGGGCGCCGCTGCGCTACGCCAACCTGGCCGTGCGGGGCCGGCTGCTGGACCAGGTGGTGGCCGACCAGCTGCCGACCGCCCTGGACCTGCGCCCCGACCTGGTGACCTTCCACGCCGGGCCCAACGACGTGCTGCGGCCGCGGACCGACGTGGACGGCGTCCTGCGCCGGTACGACGCCGCCGTCGGTGTGCTGCGCGACGCCGGGGTGGGGACCGTGCTGTTCACCGTCATCGAGCGGGCCGGGGGGACCGGCCGGACCGCCCAGCGGCTGGCGGAGCGCTTCGCCCGCTTCAACGCCGGGGTCCGGGAGGTTGCCGAGCGCCGCGGCGCCATGCTCGTCGACCAGGGGGCGGTTCCCGCCCTGCAGGATCGCCGGCTGTGGCACGAGGACCGGCTGCACCTCGCCCCGCCCGGGCACGAGCGGGTCGCGGCGGCCGTCCTCGAGCGGCTCGGCGTCACCGATCCCGACCTGCTCGGAGGCGACCCGGGCTGGTGGCGGCTGCCGCTGGACGCGGCGCCGCGCCGGCCGAGGCGGCACGACGTGCTCGACGACGTCCGGTGGGTGCGCCGCTACCTGCTGCCCTGGGTCGGGCGACGAGTCCGCGGGGTGTCGAGCGGGGACACCGTGTCGCCCAAGCACCTCGAGCTGGTCGAGGTCCGGCCGGTGCGGGGCAAGGACTGA
- a CDS encoding DUF1801 domain-containing protein, translating into MGTVTDYLATLAAPDRDAFARVRDLALAEAPEATEGTSYGMAALLLSGRPLLGLRAAAGHLSVFPFSPEVVDAVAGPLTGFALSKGTIRFTAAEPLPEDVVRALVRLRRAEIEG; encoded by the coding sequence GTGGGCACCGTCACCGACTACCTGGCCACGCTCGCGGCCCCGGACCGCGACGCCTTCGCCCGGGTGCGCGACCTGGCCCTGGCCGAAGCGCCGGAGGCGACCGAGGGCACCAGCTACGGCATGGCGGCGCTGCTGCTCAGCGGCCGGCCGCTGCTCGGGCTGCGTGCCGCCGCCGGGCACCTGAGCGTCTTCCCGTTCAGCCCCGAGGTGGTCGACGCCGTCGCCGGCCCGCTGACCGGCTTCGCGCTGTCCAAGGGGACCATCCGCTTCACGGCCGCTGAGCCGCTGCCCGAGGACGTCGTGCGCGCCCTGGTGCGGCTGCGCCGGGCCGAGATCGAGGGCTGA